The Phosphitispora fastidiosa DNA segment ATTCCCCCGGCAATTTAAAGAATATGTCTGGGCAGAACTGGCACGCTCTGCCCAGGTATAGTGAGAAATGAATTTGCTTAGTGTCCGTGATTGGTTCTGTCGACCTTTCCGTCTGAAATTGAATACGAACCTTCAGTAACAGGACATTCAGGCTCAACATTGAGGTAATCCTCATCTGCGAGGTCGCTAACATCAGCCGGATACGAACTTTCGTTAAAATAATACCTCTGTAATGCACTGTCTATCAGGTTCATATTAGTCTCACAGGTACTCTTCTTAGCCTCATCGGAACTGGTGGCAATTTTGGGAACAACTATCGCTGCCAGTATCCCCAGGATTACTATAACCACCAACAGTTCAATAAGTGTAAAACCACTTTCATCTCTGGTGTTTTTCAGCATCCTGTTAATTCTTATCATAATTCCTTTTTTCATTCTTTCACCCCCTTCCAGCGTTATTTAAATACTGAATCCGGTTAAATTAAATTCCTGAACCCATCTGGCTGTACACTTCAAAAATGGGTAACAAAATACTCAGCATTATCCCCCCAATGATTACCCCAAGAATGACAATCAAAAACGGCTCAATCAATGAAGTCATGTTATCTGTCATGTACTTTGTTTCTTTATCATAAAAATCAGCAACCTTAACCAGCATGTTTTCCAGGGTACCCGTCTCTTCACCAATAGCAATCATGTTTATCATCATGGGTGTAAACACCCTGGATCTTTCCAGGTGTTTTGCCATGGCATCACCCTCGCGGACACCGTTGGAAACCTCAGCCAGTTCCCCCGCCACAACGGCATTCCCGGCAATACCCTGGGTTATCTCAAGTGCCTGTATTATCGGCACCCCGCTGGCCAGCAGTGTTCCCAGTGAGCGGCTGACTTTTGCCAGCGATGATTTTAACAGGAGCTCTCCAAATACCGGTATCTTAAGGACAAACCTGTCAAACCTTGCTCTGCCCTCGGGGGACCTGACATACCTTACAGCCAGCAATGCCAGCAAAACTGCCAGTAAGGCCAAGATGAGAAAATAAGACTTCAGGAAATCGCTAATCCCCAGGACTATCCTTGTCGGCAAAGGCATCTGGATATCCATTGTCTCAAATAACAGCATAAAATTAGGGATAATGAATGTAAGCATAAGAACAACCACAAGAGCAGCAAAACCAAGGACTATCAGGGGGTACCGCACAGCCCCCTTTACTTTTTCGCGCATCTCATGGTCATTTTCAAAGGTTACCGCCAGGCGATCCATAACATCATCCAG contains these protein-coding regions:
- a CDS encoding competence type IV pilus major pilin ComGC; this encodes MKKGIMIRINRMLKNTRDESGFTLIELLVVIVILGILAAIVVPKIATSSDEAKKSTCETNMNLIDSALQRYYFNESSYPADVSDLADEDYLNVEPECPVTEGSYSISDGKVDRTNHGH
- a CDS encoding type II secretion system F family protein, translating into MAHVYVYKVRDGMGKTHAGEIEAESKELVVERLRQTGYFITKVELKLESPTVGETFAKWSTVTPKDLAIFFRQFATMASSGLPLLKSLNILIEQTEKMKLRDSLEDMRRDVESGSSLSQAMGKHRSVFPMFVMAMVRAGEAGGFLDDVMDRLAVTFENDHEMREKVKGAVRYPLIVLGFAALVVVLMLTFIIPNFMLLFETMDIQMPLPTRIVLGISDFLKSYFLILALLAVLLALLAVRYVRSPEGRARFDRFVLKIPVFGELLLKSSLAKVSRSLGTLLASGVPIIQALEITQGIAGNAVVAGELAEVSNGVREGDAMAKHLERSRVFTPMMINMIAIGEETGTLENMLVKVADFYDKETKYMTDNMTSLIEPFLIVILGVIIGGIMLSILLPIFEVYSQMGSGI